The Humulus lupulus chromosome 3, drHumLupu1.1, whole genome shotgun sequence genome window below encodes:
- the LOC133825543 gene encoding uncharacterized mitochondrial protein AtMg00810-like — protein MADIVPPADSGSTPSTSIDTLTEQFQKFIASQPHAMIHLSLLGIEVAYSPRGYLLSQSKYIADILDQAHLSDARTVDTPLELNFRYSSSDGVALSDPSLYRTLVGSLVYLTITRPDIAYAVHIVSQFVASPTTVHWAAVLRILRYLRGTQF, from the exons ATGGCAGATATAGTTCCACCTGCAGATTCTGGAAGCACTCCTAGTACCTCGATTGATACACTCACAGAGCAGTTTCAGAAGTTCATTGCCTCGCAGCCACACGCCATGATTCATCTCTCTTTATTAG ggatagaagtaGCTTACTCTCCTCGTGGCTATCTTCTTTCTCAATCTAAGTACATTGCTGATATTCTCGATCAGGCTCATCTCTCTGATGCTCGCACTGTTGATACCCCTCTTGAGCTTAATTTCAGGTATTCTTCATCTGATGGTGTTGCCTTGTCAGATCCCTCTCTATATCGCACTCTGGTTGGTAGCTTAGTGTACCTTACTATCACCAGGCCAGACATCGCTTATGCAGTTCACATTGTCAGTCAGTTTGTTGCATCTCCCACTACCGTTCATTGGGCAGCTGTGCTTCGTATTCTTCGATATCTTCGGGGAACTCAATTTTAG